The Lysobacterales bacterium genome has a segment encoding these proteins:
- a CDS encoding DUF853 family protein, producing the protein MQTMRIGMGEAPVEFLPRYGNRHGLIAGATGTGKSVSLMVLAEHYSRLGVPVFLADVKGDLAGLSQAGAMNEKIAARVETIGLADYRSEASPVVFWDLYGELGHPVRTTVSQVGPTLLARIMELNDTQAGALAIAFEVADREGLLLLDLKDLRALLTHVADNHKLISRAIGLVSPASLAAIQRALLRLEQDGAEAFFGEPALELVDLMRQDMSGRGIINVLCAERLLLKPRLYSTFLLWLLSELFENLPEVGDLDQPKLVFFFDEAHLLFNDAPSALVQRVEQVVRLIRSKGVGVYFCSQLPDDVPGPILGQLANRIQHGLRAFTPRDQKAIRSAAETFVSNPNLDVAKALIELGTGEALVSTLDAKGVPMPVQKALIAPPRCRMGAISPEERQTVRLRSPVGAKYDTAVDRESAYEKLMAAAQVATEKAPTTPTAPAPAGEASPGMMGTVKEWLFGTRRRQGALEAMTKSTMRTMGTKLGNQILRGVLGGIAGGRKR; encoded by the coding sequence ATGCAGACGATGCGCATCGGCATGGGCGAAGCCCCGGTCGAGTTCCTGCCCCGCTACGGCAACCGCCACGGCCTGATCGCCGGCGCCACCGGCACCGGCAAGTCGGTGTCGCTGATGGTGCTGGCCGAGCACTACTCGCGGCTCGGCGTGCCGGTGTTCCTGGCCGACGTCAAGGGCGACCTGGCCGGGCTGTCCCAGGCCGGCGCCATGAACGAGAAGATCGCCGCACGCGTCGAGACCATCGGGCTTGCCGACTATCGCAGCGAGGCCAGCCCCGTGGTTTTCTGGGACCTCTACGGGGAACTGGGCCATCCGGTGCGCACCACGGTCAGCCAGGTCGGGCCGACCCTGCTGGCGCGCATCATGGAACTCAACGACACCCAGGCCGGCGCCCTTGCGATCGCCTTCGAGGTTGCCGATCGCGAAGGCCTGCTGCTGCTCGACCTCAAGGACCTGCGCGCCCTGCTCACCCATGTCGCCGACAACCACAAGCTGATCTCGCGGGCGATCGGCCTGGTCAGCCCGGCCTCGCTGGCCGCCATCCAGCGCGCCCTGCTGCGCCTGGAACAGGACGGCGCCGAGGCGTTCTTCGGGGAACCCGCGCTCGAGCTCGTCGACCTGATGCGCCAGGACATGTCCGGGCGCGGCATCATCAACGTGCTGTGCGCCGAGCGCCTGTTGCTGAAGCCGCGGCTGTACTCGACCTTCCTGCTGTGGCTGCTGTCCGAGCTGTTCGAGAACCTGCCGGAGGTCGGCGACCTGGACCAGCCCAAGCTGGTGTTCTTCTTCGACGAGGCGCACCTTCTGTTCAACGACGCCCCGTCGGCCCTGGTGCAACGCGTCGAGCAGGTGGTCAGGCTGATCCGCTCCAAGGGCGTCGGGGTGTACTTCTGCTCGCAGCTTCCCGACGATGTGCCCGGCCCGATCCTGGGCCAGCTCGCCAACCGCATCCAGCACGGCCTGCGCGCCTTCACGCCGCGCGACCAGAAGGCGATCCGCAGTGCCGCCGAGACCTTCGTCAGCAATCCCAACCTGGATGTCGCCAAGGCGCTGATCGAACTGGGCACCGGCGAGGCGCTGGTGTCCACCCTGGACGCCAAGGGCGTGCCGATGCCGGTCCAGAAGGCGCTGATCGCGCCGCCGCGCTGCCGGATGGGCGCGATCAGCCCGGAGGAGCGGCAGACGGTCCGGCTGCGCTCGCCGGTCGGCGCCAAGTACGACACGGCGGTCGATCGCGAGTCCGCCTACGAGAAGCTGATGGCCGCGGCCCAGGTCGCCACCGAGAAGGCGCCGACCACGCCCACCGCGCCGGCCCCGGCGGGCGAGGCCAGCCCCGGCATGATGGGCACCGTGAAGGAGTGGCTGTTCGGCACCCGCCGCCGGCAGGGCGCGCTCGAGGCGATGACCAAGTCGACCATGCGCACCATGGGCACCAAGCTCGGCAACCAGATCCTGCGCGGCGTGCTGGGCGGCATCGCCGGCGGCCGAAAGCGCTGA
- the hutG gene encoding N-formylglutamate deformylase, with protein MDPFHLHRGDAPLLVSLPHDGTGLPNGLRQRLTASAAALPDTDWHVGRLYGFARDLGASVLCPHWSRYVVDLNRPPDDISLYPGRNTTGLLPLRQFSGEPVYLPGREPDADEVAGRVDRYWRPYHDALASELARLRERFGRVVLWEGHSIRSEVPFLFDGRLPVFNLGTAGGHSCSATLARGLAAVLAAQDGYDHVIDGRFQGGYITRHYGRPDQGVEAVQLELAQRAYMDEDSGEFSPARAGLLEPVLRALLTVCLRQAGQQV; from the coding sequence ATGGACCCTTTCCACCTCCACAGGGGCGATGCGCCCTTGCTGGTGAGCCTGCCGCACGACGGCACCGGGCTGCCGAACGGTCTGCGGCAACGGCTGACCGCGTCGGCAGCGGCACTGCCCGACACCGACTGGCACGTCGGGCGCCTGTACGGATTCGCGCGCGACCTGGGGGCCTCGGTGCTGTGCCCGCACTGGTCCCGTTACGTGGTCGACCTGAATCGGCCGCCGGACGACATCTCGCTGTACCCAGGACGGAACACCACCGGTCTGCTGCCGTTGCGGCAGTTCAGCGGCGAGCCGGTGTACCTGCCCGGACGGGAGCCCGATGCCGACGAAGTCGCCGGTCGGGTTGACCGCTACTGGCGGCCGTACCACGACGCCCTGGCGTCGGAACTCGCCCGGTTGCGCGAGCGCTTCGGCCGGGTCGTGCTCTGGGAGGGCCATTCGATCCGAAGCGAGGTGCCCTTTCTTTTCGACGGACGCCTTCCGGTGTTCAACCTGGGCACCGCGGGTGGCCACAGCTGCTCTGCGACCCTGGCCCGGGGTCTGGCTGCGGTTCTGGCCGCGCAGGACGGCTACGACCATGTCATCGACGGCCGCTTCCAGGGCGGCTATATCACCCGCCACTACGGGCGTCCCGACCAGGGCGTCGAGGCGGTGCAGCTCGAGCTGGCCCAGCGGGCCTACATGGACGAGGACAGCGGCGAGTTCTCGCCTGCGCGGGCGGGCCTGCTCGAGCCGGTCCTGCGGGCCCTGCTGACGGTCTGTCTTCGCCAGGCGGGTCAGCAAGTGTGA
- a CDS encoding PQQ-dependent sugar dehydrogenase, with product MPSDLQLVQVASGLGRPIAVRHAGDGSGRLFVVDVDGRIRTIRNGSPLATPFLAIGGSASPPPFGFGLGGEGGLLGLAFHPQFVANGRVYVYYTDAQSDGVLARYTVLPGDPDRLDPASVQVLLRIDSDTTYHKGGDLHFGPDGYLYLSVGDGGGGISLDTCNRAQSLSPADLAANDGNDPDCPADASFTGTGGNPDSRALQGKLLRIDVDAVTPAGGNELCASAPDGSAGYAIPVDNPFAGTAGGPGRCDEIWAYGLRNPYRFSFDRHTGDLLVGDVGEGEREEIDWLPAGQGGQNFGWPMCEGTLGNCPGTVAPVLEYSHASNGPPCTSVTGGFRYRGAINGLRGLYVASDYCTGRLRFARRVGSGWQFVQTGAAGPFLEHAGFGEGEDGALYLALIESGRLLRFSAAGQDGLFGYGFD from the coding sequence GTGCCGTCCGACCTGCAGCTCGTCCAGGTCGCCAGCGGACTGGGCCGGCCGATCGCGGTTCGCCACGCTGGCGACGGCAGCGGCCGGCTGTTCGTGGTCGACGTCGACGGTCGCATCCGGACCATCCGCAATGGCAGCCCGCTGGCCACCCCGTTCCTGGCCATCGGCGGCAGCGCCAGCCCGCCACCATTCGGCTTCGGCCTGGGCGGCGAGGGCGGCCTGTTGGGTCTGGCCTTCCACCCGCAGTTCGTGGCCAACGGCCGCGTCTACGTCTACTACACCGACGCGCAGTCGGATGGCGTGCTGGCCCGCTATACCGTGCTGCCGGGCGATCCCGACCGCCTCGACCCGGCCAGCGTCCAGGTGCTGCTGCGCATCGATTCGGACACCACCTACCACAAGGGCGGCGACCTGCACTTCGGTCCGGACGGCTACCTGTACCTGTCGGTCGGCGACGGCGGCGGCGGCATCAGCCTGGATACCTGCAACCGGGCGCAGTCGCTGTCGCCGGCCGACCTGGCAGCCAACGACGGCAACGACCCGGACTGTCCCGCCGACGCCAGTTTCACCGGCACCGGCGGCAACCCGGATTCGCGCGCGCTGCAGGGCAAGCTGCTGCGCATCGACGTCGATGCGGTGACGCCGGCGGGTGGCAATGAGCTGTGCGCGTCGGCACCGGACGGCTCGGCCGGCTATGCGATACCGGTGGACAACCCGTTCGCCGGCACGGCGGGTGGCCCGGGCCGCTGCGACGAGATCTGGGCCTACGGACTGCGCAACCCCTATCGCTTCAGCTTCGACCGTCACACCGGCGACCTGCTGGTCGGCGACGTCGGCGAGGGCGAGCGCGAGGAGATCGACTGGCTGCCTGCGGGGCAGGGCGGGCAGAACTTCGGCTGGCCGATGTGCGAGGGCACCCTTGGCAACTGCCCTGGCACGGTGGCGCCGGTCCTGGAGTACAGCCATGCCAGCAACGGGCCGCCGTGCACCTCGGTGACCGGCGGATTCCGCTATCGGGGCGCCATCAACGGCCTGCGCGGGCTCTACGTGGCCAGCGACTACTGCACCGGCCGCCTGCGCTTCGCAAGGCGCGTCGGATCCGGCTGGCAGTTCGTGCAGACCGGTGCCGCCGGTCCCTTCCTCGAGCACGCCGGTTTCGGCGAGGGCGAGGACGGCGCGCTCTACCTCGCGCTGATCGAAAGCGGCCGTCTGCTGCGCTTCAGCGCCGCGGGCCAGGACGGCCTGTTCGGCTACGGATTCGACTGA
- a CDS encoding DNA-binding transcriptional regulator, which translates to MKRRSLTPELPDDDAEARLCRAFLSLRTVPEVRAFLSDLCTPAEREAMRDRWCVVPHLLAGEPYREIHEHTAVSITTIGRVARTLAEGAGGYRLAANRGKPRAART; encoded by the coding sequence ATGAAACGCCGCTCGCTGACGCCCGAACTCCCGGACGACGATGCCGAGGCCCGCCTGTGCCGGGCTTTCCTGTCGTTGCGCACCGTTCCCGAAGTGCGCGCCTTCCTGTCCGACCTGTGCACGCCAGCCGAGCGCGAGGCCATGCGCGATCGCTGGTGCGTGGTGCCGCACCTGCTCGCCGGCGAGCCCTACCGGGAAATCCACGAACACACCGCCGTAAGCATCACCACCATCGGCCGCGTCGCGCGCACCCTTGCCGAGGGAGCCGGGGGCTACCGGCTTGCGGCGAACCGCGGCAAGCCGCGCGCCGCCCGCACCTGA
- a CDS encoding ATP phosphoribosyltransferase yields MNPSRDRLRIAVQKSGRLSEASLDLLRRAGLSFRASRDKLFLYGENLPVDVLLVRDDDIRGLLLEGSCELGMVGRNVLDEQRLTGAGAASPQVCTALGFGQCRLAIAVPAELPWDGPASLAGRRIATSYPGLLGQWLREHGIEAEVVVLNGSVEIAPRLGKAEAVCDLVSTGATLAANQLREVETVLESIAVLAQSPRPLPPALAGIGDSLVARIRGVLGGDGARLLMLRAPRAALAEIARLLPAREAPSVLRLDDAPDQVALQALCGRSLDWQHLEALKRLGAHGLMVLNVEQVLA; encoded by the coding sequence ATGAATCCTTCCCGCGATCGCCTGCGCATCGCCGTGCAGAAGTCCGGCCGCCTCTCGGAGGCGTCGCTGGATCTGCTGCGCCGCGCCGGCCTGTCCTTCCGCGCCAGCCGCGACAAGCTGTTCCTGTACGGCGAGAACCTGCCGGTCGACGTGCTGCTGGTCCGCGACGACGACATCCGCGGCCTGCTGCTCGAGGGCAGCTGCGAACTGGGCATGGTCGGCCGCAACGTGCTCGACGAGCAGCGCCTGACCGGTGCCGGCGCGGCCTCGCCGCAGGTGTGCACGGCGCTGGGCTTCGGCCAGTGCCGGCTGGCCATCGCCGTGCCGGCCGAGTTGCCCTGGGACGGCCCGGCCAGCCTGGCCGGAAGGCGCATCGCCACCTCCTACCCCGGCCTGCTCGGCCAGTGGCTGCGCGAGCACGGCATCGAGGCCGAGGTGGTGGTGCTGAACGGCTCGGTCGAGATCGCTCCGCGCCTGGGCAAGGCCGAAGCGGTCTGCGACCTGGTCTCGACCGGTGCGACCCTGGCCGCCAACCAGCTCCGTGAGGTCGAAACGGTGCTGGAGAGCATTGCCGTGCTGGCGCAGTCGCCGCGCCCGCTGCCGCCGGCCCTGGCCGGCATCGGCGACAGCCTGGTGGCGCGCATCCGCGGCGTGCTCGGTGGCGACGGCGCCCGCCTGCTGATGCTGCGCGCACCGCGTGCGGCGCTGGCCGAGATCGCCCGTCTGTTGCCCGCGCGCGAAGCGCCCAGCGTGCTGCGCCTGGACGATGCGCCCGACCAGGTCGCCCTGCAGGCGCTGTGCGGGCGCAGCCTGGACTGGCAGCACCTGGAAGCGCTCAAACGCCTGGGCGCGCACGGCCTGATGGTGCTCAACGTCGAGCAGGTGCTGGCATGA
- the hisD gene encoding histidinol dehydrogenase, whose product MRTIDWAALDAAGRAGTLARPDPVRDASLVEGVRTILAQVRVEGDAALRDLTRRLDGADLDRFEVDAAQFDAVEAGVDPVVRAAMERAIDRVRRFHAPQVPQRLRVRTEPGVQCEYLVRPIRRVGLYAPAGSAPLPSTVWMLAVPAKLAGCPEVVLCTPPGRDGRVDSLVLLAARLCGVDRVFALGGAQAIAAMAYGTQQVPRCDKLFGPGNAWVTQAKLAVAGDPAGAAIDMPAGPSEVMVIADDSADPVLVAADLLAQAEHGADSQVVLISPDVGLLEAVQAQCRAQAASLPRADIAAAALAHARFIRVADLEQAAQVAEDYAPEHLIVQTRSPRALLPRIHSAGSVFLGPWSPETVGDYCAGPNHVLPTLGFARAWSGVGVASFVRRMSVLELSADGLARIGPDAAVLARAERLEAHARAVDLRLARDGQGSAAA is encoded by the coding sequence ATGAGGACGATCGACTGGGCCGCCCTGGATGCCGCCGGGCGCGCCGGGACCCTGGCGAGGCCTGATCCGGTGCGCGATGCCAGCCTGGTGGAGGGCGTCCGCACCATCCTGGCGCAGGTCCGCGTCGAGGGCGACGCTGCGCTGCGCGACCTCACCCGGCGCCTGGACGGCGCCGACCTGGACCGCTTCGAGGTCGACGCTGCGCAGTTCGACGCTGTCGAAGCTGGAGTCGACCCGGTGGTTCGCGCCGCCATGGAACGGGCAATCGACCGCGTGCGCCGCTTCCACGCGCCGCAGGTGCCGCAGCGCCTGCGCGTGCGCACCGAGCCCGGCGTGCAGTGCGAGTACCTGGTTCGCCCGATCCGCCGGGTCGGCCTGTACGCGCCTGCCGGCAGCGCGCCGTTGCCGTCGACCGTCTGGATGCTGGCGGTACCCGCAAAGCTGGCCGGCTGCCCCGAGGTGGTGCTGTGCACGCCGCCCGGCCGCGACGGCCGGGTCGATTCCCTGGTCCTGCTGGCGGCGCGGCTGTGCGGTGTCGACCGCGTGTTCGCCCTGGGCGGCGCCCAGGCGATCGCGGCGATGGCCTACGGCACGCAGCAGGTGCCGCGCTGCGACAAGCTGTTCGGCCCCGGCAACGCCTGGGTGACCCAGGCCAAGCTGGCCGTCGCCGGCGACCCCGCCGGCGCCGCCATCGACATGCCGGCCGGTCCCTCCGAGGTGATGGTGATCGCCGACGACAGCGCCGACCCGGTACTGGTGGCCGCCGACCTGCTCGCGCAGGCCGAGCACGGCGCCGATTCCCAGGTGGTGCTGATCAGCCCCGACGTCGGTCTGCTTGAGGCCGTGCAGGCGCAGTGCCGCGCGCAGGCCGCCAGCCTGCCCCGCGCCGACATTGCCGCGGCGGCGCTGGCCCATGCCCGTTTCATCCGTGTCGCCGACCTGGAGCAAGCCGCGCAGGTCGCCGAGGACTACGCGCCCGAGCACCTGATCGTCCAGACCCGCAGTCCGCGGGCGCTGCTGCCGCGCATCCACAGCGCCGGCAGCGTGTTCCTGGGCCCGTGGTCGCCTGAGACGGTCGGCGACTATTGCGCCGGCCCCAACCACGTGCTGCCGACCCTGGGCTTCGCGCGCGCCTGGAGCGGCGTCGGTGTCGCCAGTTTCGTGCGCCGGATGAGCGTGCTGGAACTCAGCGCCGACGGCCTGGCCCGGATCGGCCCGGACGCCGCCGTGCTGGCGCGCGCCGAGCGCCTGGAGGCGCATGCCCGCGCGGTCGACCTGCGCCTGGCCCGGGACGGGCAGGGGAGCGCCGCGGCATGA
- the hisC gene encoding histidinol-phosphate transaminase, with protein sequence MSVLERIRPDLAGFVPYASARRAGHRAGIRLDANEAPWLQAGDGSGLNRYPSPQPTELLAALAGLYGVRPGQVYAGRGSDEAIDLLVRLFCRAGRDNVVTLAPTFGMYQVAASLQGVALRRQTLDPEQDFALDPQRLLDLVDDDTRLVFLCSPNNPTGTDFHAQVEPLARDLAGRALLVVDEAYVEFAGHEGAAGLLDRHENLAILRTLSKLHALAGARVGALLAAEPLVARIAAIAAPYPLPAPSVAAALAALAPPALARTLALRDGLLAERERVRAALAALPGIDRVWPSAGNFLLLRCHDAGATFARALAGDVLLRDVSGQPGLAGCLRASIGTRADNDALLAALADGVPA encoded by the coding sequence ATGAGCGTGCTCGAGCGCATCCGGCCGGACCTGGCCGGCTTCGTCCCCTATGCCTCGGCGCGCCGCGCCGGGCACCGCGCCGGCATCCGCCTGGACGCCAACGAGGCGCCCTGGCTGCAGGCCGGCGACGGCAGCGGATTGAACCGCTATCCGTCGCCGCAGCCGACCGAGCTGCTGGCCGCGCTGGCCGGCCTGTACGGTGTGCGCCCCGGCCAGGTCTACGCCGGCCGCGGCAGCGACGAGGCCATCGACCTGCTGGTGCGGCTGTTCTGCCGGGCCGGCCGCGACAACGTGGTGACCCTGGCGCCGACCTTCGGCATGTACCAGGTCGCCGCGTCCCTGCAGGGTGTCGCCCTGCGCCGGCAGACGCTCGACCCGGAACAGGACTTCGCGCTGGACCCGCAGCGCCTGCTCGACCTGGTCGACGACGACACCCGGCTGGTGTTCCTGTGCTCGCCCAACAACCCCACCGGCACCGACTTCCACGCCCAGGTCGAGCCGCTGGCGCGCGACCTTGCCGGCCGTGCCCTGCTGGTGGTCGACGAGGCCTACGTCGAGTTCGCCGGTCACGAGGGCGCTGCGGGCCTGCTCGACCGCCACGAGAACCTGGCGATCCTGCGCACCCTGAGCAAGCTGCACGCCCTGGCCGGTGCCCGGGTCGGCGCCCTGCTGGCGGCCGAGCCGCTGGTCGCACGGATCGCCGCGATCGCCGCACCGTATCCGCTGCCGGCGCCCAGCGTCGCCGCCGCGCTGGCCGCGCTGGCGCCGCCGGCGCTGGCACGCACCCTGGCGCTGCGCGACGGCCTGCTCGCCGAGCGCGAGCGGGTGCGTGCGGCGCTGGCCGCGTTGCCCGGCATCGACCGGGTCTGGCCCTCGGCCGGCAACTTCCTGCTGCTGCGTTGCCACGATGCCGGCGCGACCTTCGCGCGCGCGCTGGCTGGCGACGTGCTGCTGCGCGATGTCTCAGGCCAGCCCGGCCTGGCCGGCTGCCTGCGCGCCAGCATCGGCACGCGCGCCGACAACGACGCCCTGCTGGCGGCGCTGGCGGACGGGGTGCCGGCATGA
- the hisB gene encoding bifunctional histidinol-phosphatase/imidazoleglycerol-phosphate dehydratase HisB, whose protein sequence is MNAPAVLFVDRDGTLIQEPPDQQIDAYEKFAMVPGAISALRRLREAGYRLVMVSNQDGLGTVSFPQAAFEGPQRLLLDILASEGVVFDEILIDPTLPDDHAPTRKPGVGLVRHYLGADGMDRRRSAVIGDRATDLEFAANLGVAGYRLGPDLDWPAVVRALLRPARHARVERRTRETDIVVEVDLDAQARPSVATGIGFFDHMLEQLGVHGGFALSLRCRGDLEIDEHHTVEDCALALGQALRQALGERRGIGRYGFTTPMDEALAQVALDLSGRAAFVFEGGFDRERVGGLATEIVPHFFRSLAEALGASLHMSVRGDNDHHRVEACFKATGRVLRQAFRRDGDEATVPSSKGVL, encoded by the coding sequence ATGAACGCGCCGGCCGTGCTGTTCGTCGACCGCGACGGCACCCTGATCCAGGAGCCGCCGGACCAGCAGATCGACGCCTACGAGAAGTTCGCGATGGTGCCCGGCGCGATCTCGGCGCTGCGCCGCCTGCGCGAGGCCGGCTACCGGCTGGTCATGGTCAGCAACCAGGACGGCCTGGGCACCGTCAGCTTCCCGCAGGCCGCCTTCGAGGGGCCGCAGCGCCTGCTGCTGGACATCCTGGCCAGCGAGGGCGTGGTGTTCGACGAGATCCTGATCGACCCGACCCTGCCGGACGACCACGCCCCGACACGCAAACCCGGCGTCGGCCTCGTGCGCCACTACCTCGGTGCCGACGGCATGGACCGCCGGCGCAGCGCGGTGATCGGCGACCGCGCCACCGACCTGGAGTTCGCCGCCAACCTGGGCGTCGCCGGCTACCGGCTGGGGCCGGACCTGGACTGGCCAGCGGTGGTGCGCGCCCTGCTGCGGCCGGCCCGCCATGCCCGCGTCGAGCGGCGCACCCGGGAGACCGACATCGTGGTCGAAGTCGACCTCGATGCGCAGGCGCGGCCGTCGGTGGCGACCGGCATCGGCTTCTTCGACCACATGCTGGAGCAGCTCGGCGTCCATGGCGGCTTCGCCCTCTCGCTGCGCTGCCGGGGCGACCTTGAGATCGACGAACACCACACCGTCGAGGACTGCGCCCTGGCCCTCGGCCAGGCGCTGCGCCAGGCCCTGGGCGAGCGCCGCGGCATCGGCCGCTACGGCTTCACCACGCCGATGGACGAGGCGCTGGCCCAGGTCGCGCTGGACCTGTCCGGGCGCGCCGCCTTCGTGTTCGAGGGCGGGTTCGATCGCGAGCGCGTCGGCGGCCTGGCCACCGAGATTGTGCCGCACTTCTTCCGTAGCCTGGCCGAGGCCCTGGGCGCCAGCCTGCACATGTCCGTGCGCGGCGACAACGACCACCACCGGGTCGAGGCCTGCTTCAAGGCGACCGGCCGGGTCCTGCGCCAGGCATTCCGCCGCGACGGCGACGAGGCCACGGTGCCGAGCAGCAAGGGCGTGCTGTGA
- the hisH gene encoding imidazole glycerol phosphate synthase subunit HisH encodes MPDLVVVPVGGANFGSLARAFERVGATPRFSAEPADLRRASHVVLPGVGAAAAAMPALRSQRLAELLAGLRVPLLGICLGMQLLFEHSAEGEVPLLGLLPGRVERLPAAPSWPHMGWTTLTATAAGRGHPLLAGIGANDWFYFVHGYAASTSSSTLASADHGGAFSAVVGAGNRLGVQFHPEKSAAAGRRLLRNFLDL; translated from the coding sequence GTGCCCGACCTGGTCGTGGTGCCGGTGGGCGGCGCCAACTTCGGCTCCTTGGCGCGCGCCTTCGAGCGGGTCGGCGCGACGCCGCGGTTCAGCGCCGAACCGGCCGACCTGCGACGCGCCTCGCACGTGGTGCTGCCCGGCGTCGGCGCCGCCGCGGCGGCGATGCCGGCGCTGCGCAGCCAGCGCCTGGCCGAGCTGCTGGCAGGGCTGCGCGTGCCTCTGCTCGGCATCTGCCTGGGCATGCAGTTGCTGTTCGAGCACAGCGCCGAGGGCGAGGTGCCCCTGCTCGGCCTGCTGCCCGGCCGCGTCGAACGCCTGCCGGCGGCACCGTCCTGGCCGCACATGGGCTGGACCACGCTGACCGCCACCGCGGCGGGACGCGGGCATCCGTTGCTGGCCGGCATCGGTGCCAACGACTGGTTCTATTTCGTGCACGGCTATGCCGCCTCGACCTCGTCCTCGACCCTGGCCAGCGCCGACCATGGCGGCGCCTTCAGCGCCGTGGTCGGCGCCGGCAATCGGCTGGGCGTGCAGTTCCACCCGGAGAAGTCCGCGGCGGCCGGTCGCCGCCTGCTCCGCAATTTCCTCGACCTGTGA
- a CDS encoding 1-(5-phosphoribosyl)-5-((5-phosphoribosylamino)methylideneamino)imidazole-4-carboxamide isomerase: MIILPAIDLRGGRVVRLSQGDFARERRFDTDPVRLARLYAQAGARRLHAVDLDGARAGEPAQLPLLQALADTGLAVQWGGGVRCQADIEAVLAAGARRVVVGSMAVREPGRFAQWLGRYGDRLVLALDLRADDAGRWQPTADAWQASVDRDIEALLDGFAAAGLRWVLSTDIARDGMAGGPNLDLYAWLAGRWPTLAVIASGGVRNETDVQALAGTGAAACVAGTALLEGTLPTASLAGHAGPAWAD, encoded by the coding sequence GTGATCATCCTGCCCGCCATCGACCTGCGCGGCGGCCGCGTCGTGCGCCTGAGCCAGGGCGACTTCGCGCGCGAGCGCCGCTTCGACACCGACCCGGTGCGCCTGGCCCGCCTGTACGCGCAGGCCGGCGCGCGCCGCCTGCACGCCGTCGACCTGGACGGCGCGCGTGCCGGCGAACCTGCGCAATTGCCGCTGCTGCAGGCCCTGGCCGACACTGGTCTGGCCGTGCAATGGGGCGGCGGCGTGCGCTGCCAGGCCGACATCGAGGCGGTGCTGGCGGCCGGCGCCCGGCGCGTGGTGGTCGGCAGCATGGCGGTGCGCGAGCCCGGCCGCTTCGCGCAATGGCTGGGTCGCTACGGCGACCGCCTGGTGCTGGCGCTGGACCTGCGCGCCGACGACGCGGGCCGCTGGCAACCCACTGCCGACGCCTGGCAGGCCAGTGTGGATCGCGACATCGAGGCCCTGCTCGATGGTTTCGCCGCTGCCGGCCTGCGCTGGGTTCTGAGCACCGACATCGCCCGCGACGGCATGGCTGGCGGCCCGAACCTGGACCTGTACGCCTGGCTGGCCGGCCGCTGGCCGACCCTGGCGGTGATCGCCTCGGGCGGCGTGCGCAACGAGACGGACGTGCAGGCCCTTGCAGGCACCGGCGCCGCCGCCTGCGTCGCCGGCACCGCGCTGCTGGAAGGCACCCTGCCCACCGCGTCGCTGGCCGGCCATGCCGGCCCGGCCTGGGCGGACTGA
- the hisF gene encoding imidazole glycerol phosphate synthase subunit HisF, with protein MPALRLIPCLDVADGVVVKGVRFRDHKVVGDIVALARRYAAEGADELVFYDITASPDGRRVDTDWVRRVADELDIPFCVAGGIRSVDDAAAVLASGADKISVNSPALADPGLIDALAARFGSQCVVVGMDVRDGGLARDSGRPERSGDSGRRLLDWVAEVESRGAGEIVLNCMRADGTRAGYDLQTTAAVRAATRLPLVASGGAGCAAHFLEVFRQAGADAALAASIFHSGELPLPALKRELAAAGLAIRPVPAPELPI; from the coding sequence ATGCCCGCCCTGCGCCTGATTCCCTGCCTGGACGTCGCCGACGGCGTGGTCGTCAAGGGCGTGCGCTTCCGCGACCACAAGGTGGTCGGCGACATCGTGGCCTTGGCCCGCCGCTACGCGGCCGAGGGCGCCGACGAGCTGGTCTTCTACGACATCACCGCCAGCCCCGACGGCCGGCGCGTGGACACCGACTGGGTGCGCCGGGTCGCCGACGAGCTGGACATCCCGTTCTGCGTGGCCGGCGGCATCCGCAGCGTCGACGATGCCGCGGCAGTGCTGGCGTCCGGCGCCGACAAGATCTCGGTGAACAGCCCGGCGCTGGCCGACCCCGGCCTGATCGACGCGCTGGCGGCGCGCTTCGGCAGCCAGTGCGTGGTGGTCGGCATGGACGTCCGCGACGGCGGCCTGGCGCGCGACAGCGGCCGGCCCGAGCGCAGCGGCGACAGCGGCCGTCGCCTGCTCGACTGGGTCGCCGAGGTCGAGTCGCGCGGCGCCGGTGAGATCGTGCTGAACTGCATGCGCGCCGACGGCACCCGCGCCGGCTACGACCTCCAGACCACCGCTGCGGTGCGCGCCGCCACCCGGCTGCCCCTGGTCGCCTCCGGTGGCGCCGGCTGTGCCGCGCATTTTCTCGAGGTGTTCCGCCAGGCCGGCGCCGACGCCGCCCTGGCCGCCAGCATCTTCCACAGCGGCGAACTGCCCCTGCCGGCGCTCAAGCGCGAACTCGCCGCCGCCGGCCTTGCCATCCGTCCCGTGCCCGCCCCGGAATTGCCGATATGA